A window of Proteus columbae contains these coding sequences:
- the cysG gene encoding siroheme synthase CysG, whose protein sequence is MDYLPLFVELKERPVLLVGGGHVAARKAFLLLRAGARLRVIAPQLCDELHLAYQQEKIEWVSAKYQSEYLLGMMLVIVATDDSVLNQQVYLDAQARHIFVNVVDSQPQCSFIFPAIIDRNPILIAISSAGKAPVLVRMIREKLEALLPNSLGTMATIAGKWRNKVKRQLGSFQARCRFWEQAFSGKFAALVASDQLAQAEALLAQQLKQKEIQQGELALVGAGPGDAGLLTLRGLQVIQQAEVVLYDSLVSPEVLELVRRDADTICVGKRAGHHSVSQEETNALIVKYAQLGKRVVRLKGGDPFIFGRGGEELEVAVQHGISFQVIPGVTAASGASAYAGIPLTHRQYAQTVTFMTGHCKPDGIEPDWASLAQANHTLAIYMGTTKAELISQRLIKLGRSPLTPIAVISCGTRRDQQVFTGNLTQLAQLAEKAPMPALLIVGEVAALHHQLAWFGDRQSQSTSSIHSPLVHFA, encoded by the coding sequence ATGGATTACCTACCCTTATTTGTGGAATTAAAAGAACGCCCAGTGTTATTGGTTGGTGGTGGTCATGTTGCTGCGCGTAAAGCTTTTCTGTTATTAAGAGCAGGCGCTCGCTTAAGAGTGATTGCACCTCAGTTGTGTGATGAATTACATCTTGCTTATCAGCAAGAAAAAATTGAATGGGTATCAGCCAAATATCAATCTGAATATTTATTAGGAATGATGCTTGTGATTGTGGCAACGGATGACAGTGTGCTTAATCAGCAAGTTTATCTTGATGCACAAGCACGGCATATTTTTGTCAATGTCGTGGATTCACAACCTCAATGCTCATTTATCTTTCCCGCCATTATCGATAGAAACCCCATTTTGATTGCGATTTCATCGGCAGGAAAAGCTCCTGTTTTAGTGCGAATGATACGTGAAAAATTAGAAGCTTTATTGCCAAACTCATTAGGCACAATGGCAACAATTGCTGGGAAATGGCGCAATAAAGTGAAACGGCAACTGGGCTCGTTTCAAGCGCGTTGCCGTTTTTGGGAGCAAGCCTTCAGTGGTAAATTCGCCGCTTTAGTGGCAAGTGATCAGCTGGCACAAGCAGAAGCCTTGCTTGCACAACAATTGAAACAAAAAGAGATCCAACAAGGTGAACTAGCATTAGTTGGGGCTGGTCCTGGTGATGCGGGATTATTAACATTGCGTGGTTTACAGGTTATTCAACAAGCCGAAGTTGTGCTCTATGACAGCTTAGTGAGTCCAGAGGTTTTAGAGCTTGTTCGTCGTGACGCTGACACTATTTGTGTAGGTAAAAGAGCAGGACACCATAGTGTTTCTCAAGAAGAAACCAATGCGCTGATTGTGAAATATGCGCAACTTGGTAAACGTGTTGTCCGATTAAAAGGGGGCGATCCCTTTATTTTTGGACGAGGTGGCGAAGAACTAGAGGTTGCAGTACAGCATGGTATTTCATTCCAAGTTATTCCAGGGGTTACTGCGGCAAGTGGCGCAAGTGCATACGCTGGTATTCCATTAACGCATCGTCAATACGCACAAACTGTCACCTTTATGACAGGACATTGTAAACCCGATGGAATAGAGCCTGATTGGGCTTCATTAGCGCAGGCGAACCATACGCTAGCAATTTATATGGGAACAACAAAAGCCGAGCTTATTAGCCAGCGTTTAATCAAACTTGGACGTTCTCCATTAACGCCCATCGCGGTGATTAGTTGTGGTACACGTCGTGATCAGCAAGTTTTCACGGGAAATCTAACACAATTAGCGCAGTTAGCCGAAAAAGCGCCAATGCCCGCTTTATTAATTGTAGGGGAAGTCGCAGCACTACATCACCAACTTGCTTGGTTTGGCGATAGACAATCCCAATCAACATCATCAATCCATTCACCTTTGGTTCATTTTGCCTAA
- the ftsB gene encoding cell division protein FtsB: MGKLTVLLLILLGWLQYSLWLGKNGIHDYNKVTQEVQSALAQNTQLKERNDRLFAEIDDLNGGQEALEERARSELGMIKPNETFFRIVSDKSQPRR, translated from the coding sequence ATGGGGAAATTAACAGTCTTACTTCTGATTTTACTTGGTTGGCTACAATATTCATTGTGGTTAGGTAAAAATGGTATCCATGATTACAACAAAGTAACTCAAGAAGTTCAATCTGCATTGGCGCAAAATACGCAGTTAAAAGAGCGTAATGATCGTCTATTTGCAGAGATTGATGACCTCAATGGCGGGCAAGAAGCGTTAGAAGAACGCGCTCGTAGTGAGTTAGGTATGATAAAGCCTAATGAGACATTTTTCCGAATTGTGAGCGATAAATCTCAACCACGTCGTTAA
- the surE gene encoding 5'/3'-nucleotidase SurE: MLKILVSNDDGVMAKGIQTLAKALRQRYDVQIVAPDRNRSAASNSLTIDRPLRKQELENGDIAIVEGTPTDCVYLGVNHLVRPRPDIVVSGINHGPNLGDDVIYSGTVAAATEGRFLGLPAIAVSLDGETHFETAAQVTCEVLAMLQQVPLRAGNILNINVPDIPLDEVKGFRITRCGSRHASQHVYTHTDPRGNSLYWIGPPGEKNDVGPDTDFAAVDEGYVSITPLHVDLTAYKALDLLQNWLNKAEVKKTC; encoded by the coding sequence ATGCTGAAAATATTGGTGAGTAATGACGATGGTGTGATGGCAAAGGGGATACAGACTCTCGCTAAAGCATTGCGCCAGCGTTATGATGTACAAATTGTTGCACCTGATCGTAATCGTAGTGCTGCATCTAATTCTTTAACAATTGACAGACCTCTACGTAAGCAAGAGCTTGAGAATGGGGATATTGCGATTGTTGAGGGAACACCGACAGATTGCGTTTATCTTGGTGTAAACCATTTAGTACGTCCTCGTCCTGATATTGTGGTTTCTGGTATTAATCATGGTCCTAATTTGGGTGATGATGTTATTTATTCAGGTACTGTTGCAGCGGCAACAGAAGGGCGTTTTTTAGGTTTACCCGCCATTGCTGTTTCACTTGATGGTGAAACGCACTTTGAGACAGCCGCTCAAGTGACTTGTGAAGTTTTGGCAATGTTACAACAAGTACCGTTAAGAGCGGGAAATATTCTCAATATTAACGTACCTGATATTCCTCTTGATGAAGTAAAAGGTTTTCGTATTACACGTTGTGGTAGTCGACATGCTTCACAACATGTTTATACACATACTGATCCTCGAGGAAATAGTCTTTATTGGATTGGGCCTCCAGGTGAAAAAAATGATGTAGGCCCTGATACAGATTTTGCTGCTGTTGACGAAGGTTATGTTTCGATAACCCCATTACATGTCGATTTAACAGCCTATAAAGCACTTGATTTACTACAAAATTGGTTAAATAAAGCAGAGGTCAAAAAAACATGTTAA
- the truD gene encoding tRNA pseudouridine(13) synthase TruD codes for MSDLPELHWLHGKPQATGLLKSIPEDFIVCEDLGFTLDGEGEHVMVKIRKTGCNTAFVAEKLAKFVGIHPRDASYAGLKDRNAVTEQWFCLRMPGKEMPDFSQLVLEGCEILETTRQQRKLRIGTLKGNHFTLVLREISDRDFVDTRLAQIKAKGIPNYFGAQRFGRNGDNLRQAMRWATDEIRVKERGKRSFYLSAARSAMFNHIVSKRLEYDLYSKVILGDAMQLHGRGSWFVVDEAELAQTQTRYEEHDVHITAPLPGKGDLGTQSQALDFETENLAEYEVFWSLARQERVDNTRRAINVLPENMSWNWVDDTTVSLSFFLPAGSFATSVVRELILLGNDDAENIGE; via the coding sequence ATGAGTGATTTACCTGAACTCCATTGGTTACATGGAAAACCACAAGCAACAGGCTTACTAAAGTCAATTCCTGAAGATTTTATTGTCTGTGAAGATCTTGGCTTCACCCTTGATGGTGAAGGCGAGCATGTCATGGTGAAAATCAGAAAAACAGGTTGTAACACGGCTTTTGTTGCTGAAAAATTAGCAAAATTTGTAGGTATTCATCCGCGTGATGCCAGTTACGCTGGACTAAAAGACAGAAATGCTGTTACTGAACAATGGTTTTGCCTGCGAATGCCGGGTAAAGAGATGCCCGATTTTAGTCAGCTTGTTTTAGAAGGTTGTGAAATTCTAGAAACGACTCGCCAACAACGTAAATTACGTATAGGAACGCTAAAAGGTAATCACTTTACATTGGTGTTACGAGAAATTTCTGATCGCGATTTTGTTGATACTCGATTAGCGCAAATAAAAGCAAAAGGTATTCCTAACTATTTTGGTGCTCAACGATTCGGTCGTAATGGTGATAATTTACGACAAGCCATGCGTTGGGCAACGGACGAAATCCGCGTAAAAGAACGAGGAAAACGTAGCTTTTATCTCTCAGCAGCCCGTAGTGCGATGTTTAATCATATTGTCAGCAAAAGATTGGAATATGATTTATATTCAAAAGTGATACTCGGTGATGCAATGCAGCTTCATGGAAGAGGTAGCTGGTTTGTTGTTGATGAAGCAGAATTGGCTCAAACACAAACTCGTTATGAAGAGCATGATGTTCATATTACGGCACCTTTGCCAGGTAAAGGTGATTTAGGTACACAATCACAAGCATTGGATTTTGAAACTGAAAATCTGGCAGAATATGAAGTCTTCTGGTCACTAGCTCGACAAGAACGCGTTGATAATACAAGACGTGCTATCAATGTATTACCAGAAAATATGTCATGGAATTGGGTAGACGACACCACTGTTTCTCTGTCATTCTTTTTACCCGCAGGAAGCTTTGCAACTAGCGTTGTACGTGAATTAATTTTATTAGGGAATGATGATGCTGAAAATATTGGTGAGTAA
- the rpoS gene encoding RNA polymerase sigma factor RpoS, translated as MSQSTLRVDELYTDEIEENMEEFDEVAAKEAENESDAQDEIELIEGVNQRALDATQLYLGEIGYSPLLTAEEEVFFARRALRGDIPSRQRMIESNLRLVVKISRRYTNRGLALLDLIEEGNLGLIRAVEKFDPEKGFRFSTYATWWIRQTIERAIMNQTRTIRLPIHIVKELNVYLRTARELAHKLDHEPSVEEIAQTLDKPVEDVSKMLRLNERITSVDTPIGGDSDKALLDIISDENEEGPEATIQNNNLKENIIKWLFELNPKQREVLARRFGLLGYEAETLEDVGREIGLTRERVRQIQVEGLRRLKDILQSQGLCIEALFKA; from the coding sequence ATGAGCCAAAGTACGCTAAGAGTAGACGAGTTATATACAGATGAAATTGAAGAGAACATGGAAGAGTTCGATGAAGTTGCTGCAAAAGAGGCAGAAAATGAGTCTGATGCTCAAGACGAAATTGAACTTATTGAAGGAGTCAACCAGCGTGCGCTCGATGCAACTCAGCTTTATTTAGGAGAAATTGGTTATTCTCCGTTGCTGACCGCTGAAGAAGAGGTTTTCTTTGCCCGTAGAGCGCTACGTGGTGATATCCCTTCAAGACAACGAATGATAGAAAGTAACCTACGTTTAGTTGTTAAGATCTCTCGTCGTTATACAAACCGAGGACTTGCTCTTCTTGATCTTATTGAAGAAGGGAATTTAGGTCTTATTCGTGCTGTTGAAAAATTCGATCCTGAAAAAGGTTTCCGTTTTTCAACTTATGCGACATGGTGGATACGTCAAACAATTGAACGTGCCATTATGAACCAGACCCGCACTATCCGCCTTCCCATTCATATCGTTAAAGAGCTGAATGTTTATTTAAGAACGGCAAGAGAATTAGCACATAAACTCGATCATGAGCCTAGTGTTGAAGAAATTGCACAAACATTGGATAAACCAGTTGAAGATGTGAGTAAAATGCTACGTTTAAACGAACGTATTACTTCTGTTGATACCCCAATTGGTGGCGATTCAGATAAAGCATTACTTGATATTATCTCTGACGAAAATGAAGAAGGGCCAGAAGCAACAATTCAAAATAATAACCTCAAGGAAAATATCATAAAGTGGTTATTTGAATTGAATCCTAAGCAACGTGAAGTATTAGCACGTCGTTTCGGGTTATTAGGCTATGAAGCAGAAACTTTAGAAGATGTTGGTAGAGAGATTGGTCTGACAAGAGAAAGGGTTCGTCAAATTCAAGTTGAAGGACTACGTCGACTAAAAGACATTCTACAAAGTCAGGGATTATGTATTGAAGCACTTTTCAAAGCATAG
- the cysN gene encoding sulfate adenylyltransferase subunit CysN yields the protein MGLLAIKTNQLVAGEIAQQGGVDRYLKAQQNKGLLRFLTCGNVDDGKSTLIGRLLHDTRQIYEDQLSTLQNESKKIGTQGEKLDLALLVDGLAAEREQGITIDVAYRYFSTSKRKFIIADTPGHAQYTRNMATGASTSSLSILLIDARKGVQEQTRRHSFISTLLGIRHLIVAINKMDLVDYQQATFDSIQQDYLKFADQLPTDLIIEFVPISALDGDNVVSPSLNMPWYQGKTLLSLLEDAPVKLGSKSQSLRFPVQYVNRPDLDFRGYSGTVSSGVLYQGQQIKILPSGKHTTIKRIVTFDGDLTQAKAGQAITLVLADEIDISRGDIIVDDNDTTANISTHALIDVVWMSEQPLVQGHTLDIKIAGKKSRAKIENIHYQVDVNKLTQQVTDNLSLNAIGSVEVSFEEPLVLDNYQVNADTGGLILIDRLSNVTVGAGLIRETRDNAIQTMTQYDAFEVELNQLIRRHFPHWGARDLLGGK from the coding sequence ATGGGACTTTTAGCCATAAAAACGAATCAACTTGTCGCGGGTGAAATCGCACAACAGGGCGGTGTAGATCGCTATCTTAAGGCTCAACAGAATAAAGGATTACTGCGATTTCTAACCTGTGGAAATGTCGATGATGGAAAAAGTACATTAATAGGACGTTTACTTCATGACACAAGGCAGATCTACGAAGATCAGCTTTCTACATTACAAAATGAAAGTAAAAAGATCGGTACTCAAGGTGAAAAGCTCGATCTTGCTTTGCTGGTGGATGGATTAGCTGCGGAAAGAGAGCAAGGGATCACGATTGATGTTGCTTACCGCTATTTTTCAACGTCAAAACGTAAGTTTATTATTGCTGATACGCCAGGACATGCTCAATATACTCGCAATATGGCGACAGGTGCATCAACAAGTTCACTTTCTATTCTGTTGATCGATGCTCGAAAAGGCGTACAAGAACAAACAAGGCGACACAGTTTTATCAGCACACTCCTTGGGATCCGCCATTTAATCGTTGCGATCAATAAAATGGATCTGGTGGATTATCAGCAAGCGACCTTTGATTCGATCCAGCAAGATTATCTTAAATTTGCCGATCAACTCCCAACAGATCTTATTATTGAATTTGTCCCTATTTCCGCTCTTGATGGTGACAATGTGGTTTCTCCCTCATTGAATATGCCTTGGTATCAAGGAAAAACATTGCTTTCATTATTGGAAGATGCGCCAGTTAAGTTAGGCTCTAAGTCTCAATCACTGCGTTTCCCTGTACAATATGTAAATCGTCCAGATTTAGATTTTAGAGGATACAGCGGAACGGTGTCTTCAGGCGTGCTTTATCAAGGGCAACAAATCAAAATATTACCTTCAGGAAAACATACAACGATCAAACGTATTGTCACTTTTGATGGTGATTTAACGCAAGCTAAAGCAGGGCAAGCAATCACATTGGTTCTGGCTGATGAAATTGATATTAGTCGTGGGGATATTATCGTTGATGATAATGATACAACTGCCAATATTAGCACTCATGCGTTAATTGATGTGGTGTGGATGTCAGAGCAGCCTTTAGTACAAGGCCATACTCTGGATATCAAAATTGCAGGTAAAAAAAGCCGCGCCAAAATAGAAAATATTCATTATCAAGTGGATGTAAATAAACTCACCCAACAAGTAACAGATAATTTAAGTTTAAATGCGATTGGTAGTGTTGAAGTCTCATTTGAAGAGCCTCTGGTGCTGGATAACTATCAAGTTAATGCTGATACCGGAGGATTAATACTGATTGATCGACTAAGCAATGTCACCGTAGGTGCTGGGCTTATTCGAGAAACGAGAGATAACGCGATACAAACGATGACGCAATATGATGCTTTTGAAGTCGAGTTAAACCAGCTTATCCGTCGCCACTTTCCCCATTGGGGAGCAAGAGATCTTCTTGGAGGAAAATAG
- the cysD gene encoding sulfate adenylyltransferase subunit CysD gives MNETQLTHLQQLEAESIYILREVVAEFENPVMLYSIGKDSSVMLHLARKAFYPAKLPFPLLHVDTGWKFREMYEFRDKTAKEYGFDLNVYRNPQGVELGINPFIHGSAKHTDIMKTEGLKQALDKYGFDAAFGGARRDEEKSRAKERIYSFRDRKHRWDPKNQRPELWKNYNGQINKGESIRVFPLSNWTELDIWQYIYLENIDIVPLYFAKNRPVIERDGTLIMVDDDRIDLKPGEVITQQKVRFRTLGCWPLTGAIPSQAETLPAIIEEMLISTSSERQGRLIDSDQSASMELKKRQGYF, from the coding sequence ATGAATGAAACACAATTAACTCATCTTCAGCAATTAGAAGCAGAAAGCATTTATATTCTGCGTGAAGTTGTCGCTGAGTTTGAAAATCCCGTCATGCTTTATTCAATAGGCAAAGATTCCTCGGTGATGTTGCATTTAGCTCGTAAGGCGTTTTATCCCGCAAAATTACCTTTTCCTTTATTGCATGTTGATACTGGCTGGAAATTCCGAGAAATGTATGAGTTTCGAGATAAAACGGCTAAAGAATATGGCTTTGATCTTAACGTTTATCGCAATCCGCAAGGTGTAGAACTTGGGATCAATCCATTTATTCATGGTAGTGCAAAACACACGGATATCATGAAAACAGAAGGGCTAAAGCAAGCCTTAGACAAATATGGTTTTGATGCGGCATTTGGTGGTGCACGCCGTGATGAAGAAAAATCACGAGCTAAAGAGCGTATTTATTCGTTTAGAGATAGAAAACATCGCTGGGATCCGAAAAACCAACGACCTGAATTATGGAAAAACTATAACGGACAGATTAATAAAGGTGAAAGTATTCGTGTATTTCCACTCTCTAACTGGACGGAACTCGATATTTGGCAATATATCTATTTAGAGAATATCGATATTGTTCCTCTCTATTTTGCAAAAAATAGACCCGTTATTGAACGTGATGGCACCTTAATTATGGTAGATGACGACAGAATTGATCTAAAACCGGGTGAAGTGATCACACAGCAAAAAGTGAGATTTAGAACGCTGGGATGCTGGCCATTAACGGGTGCTATTCCTTCACAAGCAGAAACTCTACCCGCCATTATTGAAGAAATGCTGATTTCCACCAGCAGCGAACGACAAGGGCGTTTAATTGACAGTGATCAGTCGGCCTCAATGGAACTGAAAAAGCGCCAAGGTTATTTTTAA
- the ispF gene encoding 2-C-methyl-D-erythritol 2,4-cyclodiphosphate synthase, translating into MRIGHGYDVHKFGGEGPIIIGGVRVPYEQGLLAHSDGDVALHAVTDAILGAVAMGDIGTLFPDTDPAYKGADSRVLLREAFSRVRAKGYRIGNLDVTIIAQAPKMLPHTPQMRVNIAEDLHCHVDDINVKATTTEKLGFVGRKEGIACEAVVLLMKESLPE; encoded by the coding sequence ATGAGAATTGGACACGGTTACGACGTACACAAATTTGGCGGTGAAGGTCCCATTATTATTGGCGGCGTCAGAGTTCCTTATGAGCAAGGGCTGTTAGCTCACTCTGACGGTGATGTTGCATTACATGCGGTTACAGATGCTATTTTAGGCGCGGTAGCGATGGGCGACATTGGCACATTGTTTCCTGATACTGATCCTGCATACAAAGGTGCAGATAGCCGTGTACTCCTTCGTGAAGCATTCTCACGCGTGAGAGCAAAAGGTTACCGAATTGGTAATTTAGATGTCACGATTATTGCTCAGGCACCCAAAATGCTACCTCATACACCGCAAATGCGCGTCAATATCGCTGAAGATCTTCATTGCCATGTTGATGATATCAATGTGAAAGCGACTACAACAGAAAAGCTTGGCTTTGTTGGTAGAAAAGAAGGCATTGCCTGTGAAGCTGTCGTTTTATTAATGAAAGAGTCATTACCTGAATGA
- the nlpD gene encoding murein hydrolase activator NlpD, whose protein sequence is MNSESPIKHVRWAIMCSVIGFALTGCADTPYRPAPITSVNDSSSNNTVSTAPVMTNSNATPIERTTPLQSSPPPSIKVNSASTNGGVVQSQSQPRAQTSVAAQNVNTDGSGRIVYNRNYDSIPKGNYNGNTYTVKRGDTMFYIAWITDSDVKELASMNNIPEPYSLNVGQVLNIGNRQVNTGTNTNVNTSVINQSSSAGVQTAHAKPTNNGAMGPLITKPATTPPKTTTPPPTTNTNTTTAATPAPAAASGKWIWPAQGNIIESYSSAPGGNKGIDIGGTKGSPIVATAAGKVVYAGSALRGYGNLVIIKHNDEYLSAYAHNDTILVREQQNVNAGQQIATMGSSGTSSVRLHFEIRYKEKSLNPMSYLPKK, encoded by the coding sequence ATGAATTCAGAAAGCCCAATTAAGCATGTCCGCTGGGCAATCATGTGTTCGGTAATTGGATTTGCATTAACAGGCTGTGCAGATACACCTTATCGTCCTGCGCCAATTACCTCTGTAAATGATAGCTCTTCAAATAATACGGTATCAACCGCACCTGTGATGACTAACAGTAATGCGACACCTATTGAAAGAACTACCCCCTTACAATCGTCACCTCCTCCTTCTATTAAGGTGAACTCCGCTTCGACTAATGGAGGCGTGGTTCAGTCTCAAAGCCAGCCTCGCGCTCAAACGTCAGTTGCAGCTCAAAATGTAAACACTGATGGCTCTGGACGCATTGTGTATAACCGTAACTACGACAGTATTCCAAAAGGAAACTACAACGGTAATACTTACACCGTAAAACGCGGTGATACTATGTTCTATATCGCTTGGATAACTGATAGTGATGTAAAAGAACTGGCATCAATGAATAACATCCCAGAACCTTATAGCTTAAACGTAGGGCAGGTGTTGAATATTGGTAACCGTCAGGTCAACACGGGTACTAATACCAATGTCAATACATCGGTTATTAATCAATCAAGTAGCGCTGGTGTTCAAACGGCACACGCTAAACCAACAAACAATGGTGCTATGGGACCATTGATTACTAAACCGGCAACAACACCACCAAAAACAACGACACCGCCACCAACAACGAATACAAATACTACAACTGCTGCAACACCAGCACCAGCGGCAGCTTCTGGTAAGTGGATTTGGCCTGCGCAAGGTAATATTATTGAAAGTTACTCAAGTGCGCCTGGCGGCAATAAAGGTATTGATATCGGTGGTACAAAAGGTTCACCAATAGTTGCCACTGCTGCGGGTAAAGTGGTTTACGCAGGTAGCGCATTACGCGGTTATGGTAACCTCGTTATCATTAAGCATAATGACGAATACCTCAGTGCATATGCACATAACGACACTATTTTGGTGCGTGAACAGCAAAATGTGAATGCGGGTCAGCAAATTGCCACAATGGGTAGCTCTGGAACCAGTTCTGTCCGACTACACTTTGAGATCCGCTATAAAGAAAAATCACTCAACCCAATGAGTTATTTACCTAAGAAATAA
- the cysC gene encoding adenylyl-sulfate kinase gives MVVISNDIVWHPHKIGLNERESQQAHKGCVLWFTGLSGSGKSTLADALEQALYQYSQKHSPIHSYLLDGDNLRHGLCNDLGFSAEDRHENIRRVGEVAKLMVDAGLLVLTAFISPYQKDRQQVRDRFEQGRFIEIFVDTPLSICEARDPKGLYQKARRGEITQFSGIDSPYEQPIDPELHLDGTLSISELTQQILAYLRQNQIYR, from the coding sequence ATAGTGGTGATAAGCAACGATATTGTTTGGCATCCTCATAAAATTGGATTAAATGAACGCGAATCACAACAAGCACACAAAGGATGTGTGCTTTGGTTTACAGGGTTATCTGGCTCAGGTAAATCCACACTTGCCGATGCACTAGAACAAGCGCTTTATCAATATTCACAAAAGCATTCGCCTATTCATAGCTATTTATTAGATGGGGATAACTTACGCCATGGATTGTGTAATGATCTTGGATTTAGTGCCGAAGATAGGCATGAGAATATTCGCCGTGTAGGGGAAGTGGCTAAATTGATGGTCGATGCGGGGCTTCTTGTCTTAACGGCTTTTATCTCTCCTTACCAAAAAGACAGACAACAAGTGAGAGATCGCTTTGAGCAAGGAAGATTTATTGAGATCTTTGTTGATACTCCCCTTTCTATTTGTGAAGCCCGTGATCCGAAAGGGCTTTATCAAAAAGCAAGACGTGGTGAGATAACGCAATTTTCAGGTATAGATTCACCTTATGAACAGCCCATTGATCCTGAATTACATTTAGACGGTACACTTTCTATAAGTGAACTAACCCAACAAATCCTCGCATATCTACGGCAAAACCAAATTTACCGTTAA
- a CDS encoding protein-L-isoaspartate(D-aspartate) O-methyltransferase: protein MLSRSMKDLLTMLKQHGIKDESLLEAMSKVPRELFIDEALSHKAYENTALPIGNGQTISQPYIVAKMTTLLELQSTDSVLEIGTGSGYQTAVLANLVHHVSSVERIKILQWQAKRRFKHLDLHNISTRHGDGWEGWSSKAPFNAIIVTACATEVPQQLLMQLADGGRMIIPVGEQQQILKFIRRLGNDFHYQSIETVRFVPLIAGELA from the coding sequence ATGTTAAGTCGGTCAATGAAAGACTTACTGACAATGTTAAAACAGCATGGTATCAAGGATGAGAGCCTGTTGGAAGCAATGAGTAAAGTACCAAGAGAGCTTTTTATTGATGAAGCGCTTTCTCATAAGGCTTATGAAAATACGGCTTTGCCTATTGGCAATGGGCAAACTATTTCACAGCCTTATATTGTTGCCAAAATGACAACGCTACTGGAATTACAAAGTACCGATTCTGTATTAGAAATTGGTACAGGTTCGGGATATCAAACTGCAGTATTAGCAAATTTAGTTCATCATGTTAGTTCCGTTGAGCGTATAAAGATATTGCAATGGCAAGCTAAACGGCGCTTTAAACATCTTGATTTACATAATATCTCGACACGTCATGGTGATGGATGGGAAGGTTGGTCATCAAAAGCTCCTTTTAATGCCATAATAGTGACAGCGTGTGCAACAGAAGTACCACAACAGTTATTGATGCAGTTAGCCGATGGTGGCAGGATGATCATACCTGTTGGTGAACAACAACAAATACTGAAGTTTATCCGACGTTTAGGTAATGATTTTCACTATCAATCTATAGAAACTGTTAGATTTGTTCCTTTAATCGCAGGTGAGTTAGCATAA
- the ispD gene encoding 2-C-methyl-D-erythritol 4-phosphate cytidylyltransferase gives MNITNSTLPIVAIIPAAGIGSRMQSVCPKQYLKIGGLTILEHTINALLKHLRITHIIVAISPNDSYFHTLPLAQDERIITVNGGGERADSVLSGLEYVTQHFSENTWALVHDAARPCLHFGDLDHLIKLIDENVVNPQFCGGILATPVRDTMKRSHQQDNHIEQTVERTTLWHALTPQVFPALLLKQNIENALSQKATITDEASAMEFAGYEPLLVKGRADNIKVTQPEDLALAEFFLSRQITSIRNT, from the coding sequence ATGAATATAACAAACTCAACTCTTCCTATTGTTGCCATTATTCCAGCAGCCGGTATTGGAAGTCGAATGCAATCAGTCTGCCCAAAACAATACTTGAAGATTGGCGGATTGACTATTCTTGAACATACCATTAATGCCTTATTAAAACACTTACGTATAACGCACATTATCGTGGCGATCAGCCCTAATGACAGCTATTTTCACACGTTACCTTTAGCGCAAGATGAAAGAATAATTACGGTTAATGGTGGTGGTGAACGCGCTGACTCTGTATTGTCTGGTTTAGAGTATGTCACTCAACACTTTTCTGAAAATACATGGGCGTTAGTTCATGATGCCGCAAGACCTTGCCTACATTTTGGCGATCTTGATCATCTAATTAAATTAATTGATGAAAACGTTGTGAACCCACAATTTTGTGGTGGCATTCTTGCGACACCTGTTCGCGATACAATGAAACGTAGTCATCAACAAGATAATCATATTGAACAAACAGTAGAAAGAACAACCCTATGGCATGCATTAACGCCACAAGTCTTTCCTGCATTGTTATTAAAACAAAATATAGAAAATGCACTCTCACAAAAAGCGACGATCACTGATGAAGCCTCAGCGATGGAGTTTGCTGGATATGAACCTTTATTAGTTAAAGGGCGTGCAGATAATATCAAAGTTACTCAGCCAGAAGATTTAGCGCTTGCAGAGTTTTTCCTCTCACGCCAAATCACCAGTATAAGGAACACATAA